A section of the Lentisphaerota bacterium genome encodes:
- a CDS encoding glycosyltransferase family 2 protein — MSDIPPVAIFGFIRPHTTAQVFARVREARPKRLFLCLDAPRPERPDDLPKYQEVRAIFDQVDWPCEVARNYADLNMGCRRRMGSGISWVFEQVEEAILLEDDCVPAPTFFPFCTELLERYRSDMRVGMIAGHIEHLLPIKKDTSYYFDRMPTIWGWATWRRAWARFDAELSDWPRLRDTSFLETVFPGKRGRRRVASYFEAVHAGKANSWATAWWLTCLRESYLCAHPSVNQVTNIGFGSDSAHNARRSCWHNQPVPPMAFPLIHPREVAPDLAEERRLVNYFYGGMSLPERAVRRGLRMVGSAWRQALRS, encoded by the coding sequence ATGAGTGATATCCCCCCCGTTGCGATTTTTGGCTTTATCAGGCCGCATACCACGGCGCAGGTCTTCGCGCGTGTCCGTGAGGCTCGACCGAAGCGGCTGTTTCTCTGCCTGGACGCGCCGCGCCCGGAGCGTCCTGATGATTTGCCGAAATATCAGGAGGTGCGCGCGATCTTCGATCAGGTGGACTGGCCCTGCGAGGTGGCGCGGAATTATGCGGACTTGAATATGGGATGCAGGCGGCGGATGGGGTCGGGTATCTCCTGGGTGTTCGAGCAGGTGGAGGAGGCGATCCTGCTGGAGGATGACTGTGTGCCCGCTCCGACGTTCTTTCCGTTCTGTACAGAGCTGCTTGAGCGTTATCGTAGCGACATGCGGGTCGGGATGATCGCGGGGCATATCGAGCACCTGTTGCCGATCAAGAAGGACACCAGTTACTATTTTGACCGGATGCCGACGATCTGGGGGTGGGCGACCTGGCGGCGTGCGTGGGCGCGTTTCGATGCCGAGCTTTCGGACTGGCCGCGGTTACGCGACACGTCCTTTCTTGAAACGGTCTTTCCTGGGAAACGCGGGCGGCGGCGTGTGGCCAGCTACTTTGAGGCAGTCCATGCCGGAAAGGCCAACTCATGGGCGACGGCCTGGTGGCTGACCTGCCTGCGCGAGAGCTACCTGTGTGCGCATCCGAGCGTGAACCAGGTCACAAACATCGGTTTCGGTAGCGATTCGGCCCATAACGCGCGCCGTTCATGCTGGCACAATCAGCCGGTACCCCCCATGGCTTTTCCTCTCATCCATCCGCGTGAGGTCGCGCCGGATCTGGCTGAGGAGCGTCGGCTGGTCAACTATTTCTATGGCGGGATGTCGTTGCCGGAGCGGGCCGTACGCCGAGGGCTGCGCATGGTCGGCAGTGCGTGGCGACAGGCCCTGCGGAGCTGA